A genomic window from Periweissella cryptocerci includes:
- a CDS encoding nicotinate phosphoribosyltransferase — MGFNYPDDSLMLHTDAYQINMVQTYWQEGIHNRKAVFEVFFRNLPFENGYAVFAGLERVVDYLQGLHFTASDLEYLQSTGWYSDEFLAYLKDWKFTASVRAAREGEVMFANEPLIQVEGSLADAQLVETALLNIVNYQTLIATKAARIRSVVGNDGLLEFGTRRAQEMDAAIWGTRAAYIGGFDATSNVRAGKLFGIQISGTHAHSLVQTYRNDYEAFKAYAETHKDVVFLVDTYDTLRSGVPSAIKVAKEMGDKINFLGVRIDSGDMAYISKRVREQLDAAGFPDAKIYASNDLDEKTIMNLKMQHAKIDVWGVGTKLITAYDQPALGAVYKMVSIENSKGVMVDTIKLSNNAEKVSTPGKKQVWRITRNSDGKSQGDYIALWNEDPRNEASLHMFHPNYNYISKDVVDFTAQPILQDIFVNGELVYDLPALVAIKQYSAMSLDSLWEEYRRDLNPQDYPVDLSQNAYDNKMHMINEVRGYVNELDLNK; from the coding sequence ATGGGATTTAATTATCCAGATGACAGTTTAATGTTGCATACCGATGCTTACCAAATCAATATGGTGCAAACATATTGGCAAGAAGGAATTCATAATCGGAAAGCCGTTTTTGAAGTGTTCTTCCGCAATCTACCATTTGAAAATGGTTATGCGGTCTTTGCTGGTTTGGAACGCGTAGTCGATTATTTGCAAGGGTTACACTTTACCGCAAGTGACTTGGAGTATTTGCAATCAACCGGTTGGTATTCTGATGAATTTTTGGCCTACTTGAAAGACTGGAAATTCACGGCATCAGTGCGCGCCGCTCGTGAAGGCGAAGTGATGTTTGCCAATGAACCGTTGATTCAAGTCGAAGGTTCATTAGCGGATGCCCAATTAGTTGAAACGGCGTTATTGAACATTGTTAACTATCAGACTTTGATTGCGACTAAGGCCGCCCGAATTCGTTCGGTAGTTGGGAATGATGGCTTGTTGGAATTCGGGACGCGTCGGGCGCAAGAAATGGACGCTGCTATCTGGGGAACGCGGGCCGCATATATTGGTGGCTTCGATGCAACTAGTAATGTTCGCGCCGGTAAATTATTTGGCATTCAAATTTCGGGAACGCACGCCCACTCATTAGTGCAAACCTACCGGAATGATTATGAAGCCTTTAAAGCGTATGCAGAAACGCATAAGGATGTCGTATTCTTAGTTGATACCTATGACACTTTGCGATCAGGTGTGCCAAGTGCAATTAAGGTTGCCAAGGAAATGGGAGATAAAATCAACTTCCTTGGGGTACGAATTGACTCTGGTGATATGGCGTACATTTCAAAACGGGTGCGTGAACAACTAGATGCGGCTGGATTCCCAGACGCTAAGATTTATGCGTCTAACGATTTAGATGAAAAAACGATTATGAACTTGAAGATGCAACACGCCAAGATTGATGTCTGGGGTGTCGGCACAAAGCTGATTACCGCCTACGATCAACCAGCTTTGGGTGCGGTCTACAAGATGGTTTCAATTGAAAATAGTAAAGGTGTGATGGTTGATACGATTAAGTTATCAAACAACGCTGAAAAAGTTTCAACGCCTGGTAAAAAACAAGTTTGGCGCATTACGCGTAATAGTGATGGCAAGTCACAGGGTGATTACATTGCCTTATGGAATGAAGATCCCCGGAATGAAGCATCACTACACATGTTCCACCCCAACTATAACTACATTTCAAAAGATGTCGTTGATTTTACAGCGCAACCAATCTTACAAGATATCTTTGTAAATGGTGAATTAGTGTATGATTTACCAGCATTGGTAGCTATTAAGCAATACTCAGCGATGAGTCTTGATAGTTTGTGGGAAGAATATCGCCGTGATTTGAATCCACAAGATTATCCGGTTGATTTGTCACAAAACGCATATGACAATAAAATGCACATGATTAACGAAGTGCGCGGGTACGTCAACGAGTTAGATTTGAACAAATAA
- a CDS encoding YoaK family protein produces MHEHIRIQDTLRVAVALSMVGGYMDSYSYSFLGEHFASLQSGNLIMMGMHVADGQFQEAATYLIPVLSFALGAGFNFFVKKFLANSKALLWQEISLLIELLGFILVATIAPWLPSKMMVIGGMAFFAALQADTFTVVHGTPYATLMSTGNVKTFGSMLMQFIVTKDKIKLYTAGRFFVILFGFFSGAVIAHILGNVIGVNALYGASFIMLITFLMLHIGSMNPVVPKSIDPK; encoded by the coding sequence ATGCATGAACATATTCGGATTCAAGATACACTCCGCGTAGCCGTCGCTTTATCCATGGTTGGTGGTTACATGGACTCATATTCATACTCATTTTTAGGTGAACACTTCGCCAGTTTACAGTCTGGGAACTTAATCATGATGGGAATGCACGTTGCGGATGGTCAATTCCAAGAAGCTGCCACGTACTTAATTCCCGTATTATCATTTGCGTTAGGCGCGGGTTTCAACTTCTTTGTCAAAAAATTCCTCGCCAATTCAAAAGCATTATTATGGCAAGAAATTAGTTTGTTAATTGAATTGCTCGGTTTTATCCTCGTTGCGACAATCGCCCCTTGGTTACCTTCAAAAATGATGGTTATCGGTGGGATGGCCTTCTTTGCCGCCCTACAAGCCGATACTTTCACAGTCGTCCACGGCACGCCTTATGCGACCCTAATGAGTACTGGGAATGTCAAAACGTTTGGTTCAATGTTAATGCAGTTCATTGTTACCAAAGATAAAATTAAGCTCTACACCGCAGGACGCTTTTTCGTCATCCTCTTCGGTTTCTTCTCCGGAGCGGTCATCGCCCATATTTTGGGTAATGTAATCGGGGTTAACGCTTTGTACGGCGCAAGTTTCATCATGTTAATTACTTTCTTAATGTTACACATTGGATCAATGAATCCCGTCGTACCAAAATCAATTGATCCAAAATAA
- a CDS encoding NAD(P)-dependent oxidoreductase: MTEHVVKFYDLSPEVTSMLTKAGAKVTAAADLLPADYASVTVMFGWDASLGNAIIDTSNSQLRWIQSTSAGVDYFPKDKLAALGVTVTNASGVHAEPIAQSVFGDMLYFTRGLNTHVQNTQTHTWNNQGNNMRVLSEFKVLIFGTGHIGAELAQNLQALHVHVTGINHSGRAVAGFDQVYPLAEYQTAVADADIIVNILPGTEETRDFYNAEFFSHVADAFLFINVGRGFSVTNAELIQAVAAKKVRYVALDVANPEPLPADNPLWDIPEVLITSHTTGFVDDYTARLLKIVAANLPSYLADGTFVRNVVDLNKGY; encoded by the coding sequence ATGACTGAACACGTTGTTAAATTTTATGATCTATCACCGGAAGTTACTTCTATGCTAACAAAGGCGGGGGCAAAAGTTACGGCAGCCGCAGACTTGTTACCAGCCGATTATGCGAGTGTTACAGTTATGTTTGGCTGGGATGCGAGCCTGGGTAACGCGATTATTGATACGTCAAACTCGCAATTGCGCTGGATTCAATCAACTTCTGCCGGGGTCGATTACTTCCCTAAAGACAAATTAGCAGCATTGGGCGTTACCGTAACGAATGCGAGCGGGGTACATGCCGAACCAATTGCGCAATCGGTTTTTGGGGATATGCTGTACTTCACGCGGGGATTGAACACACACGTTCAAAATACACAGACACACACTTGGAATAACCAAGGGAATAACATGCGCGTGCTAAGTGAGTTCAAGGTGCTAATTTTTGGTACGGGGCACATTGGGGCTGAATTGGCTCAAAACTTGCAAGCTTTACATGTTCATGTGACGGGAATTAACCACAGTGGACGTGCGGTTGCAGGTTTTGATCAAGTTTATCCATTAGCGGAATATCAAACCGCTGTCGCCGATGCTGATATCATTGTTAATATCTTGCCGGGAACTGAAGAAACGCGGGATTTCTACAATGCCGAATTCTTCAGCCATGTCGCTGATGCTTTCTTGTTCATTAATGTTGGTCGTGGTTTCTCGGTGACAAATGCAGAATTGATTCAAGCCGTCGCCGCTAAAAAAGTTCGTTATGTGGCATTGGATGTCGCCAACCCAGAACCACTACCAGCTGATAATCCACTTTGGGATATTCCAGAAGTCTTGATTACTAGCCACACAACTGGTTTTGTCGACGACTACACCGCCCGGTTATTAAAAATTGTGGCGGCAAATCTGCCCAGTTACTTGGCTGATGGGACTTTTGTGCGGAATGTGGTTGATTTGAATAAAGGGTATTAA
- a CDS encoding ECF transporter S component, translating to MAKPTNMRTLVLTAVFLAILIIQVFVFPILGYLPLGAFVVGASVTIIQFTIAIGTIVIGTKQGMILGAFWGIFRLIQAWTTQGTLGSYMFMNPFTSIVPSIMVAVVVGLIARKAISSNKTSGRVGGFALAGALAAFTNTFFVTVFTWIGFNVMHFNGGTSGFKITTLGADFLPWFLSVIVGFNGIFEIIAGIIIVPLITVPVLKALKR from the coding sequence ATGGCAAAACCAACCAATATGCGGACATTAGTACTTACAGCAGTATTTTTAGCAATTCTGATCATTCAAGTCTTTGTCTTTCCAATCCTAGGTTACTTACCACTTGGTGCCTTTGTTGTTGGGGCCTCGGTTACGATTATTCAGTTTACCATTGCCATTGGTACTATTGTCATCGGTACTAAACAAGGCATGATTCTAGGTGCTTTCTGGGGTATTTTCCGTTTAATCCAAGCATGGACTACACAAGGTACACTTGGGTCTTACATGTTCATGAACCCCTTCACTTCAATCGTACCTTCAATAATGGTTGCAGTCGTCGTTGGTTTGATCGCCCGTAAAGCCATTAGCAGTAACAAAACTTCTGGCCGTGTGGGTGGTTTCGCACTTGCAGGTGCACTAGCTGCGTTCACAAACACATTCTTCGTCACCGTTTTCACTTGGATTGGTTTCAACGTAATGCACTTCAACGGTGGCACTTCCGGCTTCAAAATCACCACATTGGGGGCTGATTTCCTACCTTGGTTCTTAAGCGTAATCGTTGGGTTCAACGGTATCTTTGAAATCATTGCTGGTATCATCATTGTGCCACTGATTACAGTACCAGTCCTTAAAGCTTTAAAACGTTAA
- a CDS encoding amino acid permease has product MATNHNLFTKKDVTVDLAKKPVLERSLSAFGLATMGIGAIVGAGIFITPGIIAGTYAGPAVILSFLLAAFVCALAALCYAEFASTIPLAGSAYTYAYAVFGELIAWILGWSLVSEYLFAVASVASSWSAYFQNLIGGFGVHLPEFLRHANGHGVDIIAIIICVLVTLLLLVGVRESTRINSIMVLVKIAVILLFIVVGAFFIKTNNYVPFIPKGFTDAAGVHHYGFAGIVAGAATAFYAYIGFDAVSTASEEVKNPKRNMPIGIIASLGVASVLYMALSAVLVGVVNYKDLSNPAHQGDPVAFALNMIHQNWIGGIVSLGAVVGMTTVLLVMTFGGTRLLFAISRDGLLPKSFHAISLKKKIPTGSTLIFGTLAALIGGVVPLQTIAELVNIGTLFAFALVSIGVIFLRNESQFKNIDAGFKVPFYPVVPILSFLMCVFLMLQLKAITWHVFVIWQAIGLVWYFLYGRTHSIVRHGGQEVK; this is encoded by the coding sequence ATGGCAACTAATCATAATTTATTTACCAAAAAAGATGTCACCGTTGATTTGGCCAAAAAGCCAGTTTTGGAGCGATCGTTGAGTGCGTTTGGCTTAGCAACGATGGGCATTGGTGCGATTGTCGGCGCCGGGATTTTCATTACGCCCGGAATTATTGCTGGAACATATGCCGGGCCGGCGGTAATTCTGTCGTTCTTATTGGCCGCATTTGTCTGTGCGCTTGCTGCACTCTGTTACGCCGAATTTGCATCGACAATCCCGTTGGCCGGTAGTGCGTATACGTATGCGTACGCCGTCTTCGGCGAATTGATTGCTTGGATTCTTGGATGGTCATTAGTTTCAGAATATTTATTCGCGGTCGCGTCGGTCGCTAGTTCGTGGTCGGCTTACTTCCAAAACTTGATTGGCGGCTTCGGTGTCCACTTACCGGAATTTCTACGTCATGCGAATGGGCACGGCGTTGATATTATCGCTATTATTATTTGTGTCTTAGTGACACTATTATTATTGGTAGGTGTTCGTGAATCAACGCGCATTAACTCAATCATGGTGCTTGTGAAGATTGCGGTAATTCTACTGTTCATTGTCGTTGGTGCATTTTTCATTAAGACGAACAATTATGTACCATTTATTCCAAAAGGCTTCACAGATGCAGCCGGTGTGCATCACTATGGGTTTGCGGGGATTGTCGCCGGAGCTGCGACTGCGTTCTATGCGTATATCGGTTTTGATGCTGTTTCAACAGCGTCAGAAGAAGTTAAAAACCCCAAGCGTAATATGCCAATCGGAATTATTGCGTCACTCGGGGTTGCTTCAGTGCTCTATATGGCGCTTTCCGCGGTGTTGGTCGGGGTGGTTAACTATAAAGACCTCTCTAATCCAGCCCACCAAGGTGATCCAGTGGCCTTTGCATTGAATATGATTCATCAAAATTGGATTGGCGGAATTGTTTCATTAGGTGCCGTAGTTGGTATGACCACAGTACTTTTGGTAATGACCTTTGGTGGGACGCGGTTACTCTTCGCAATCTCGCGTGACGGTCTGTTACCCAAGTCTTTTCACGCAATTTCATTAAAAAAGAAAATTCCAACCGGCAGTACGTTGATTTTTGGTACTTTGGCCGCCTTAATTGGTGGTGTCGTACCATTACAAACAATTGCTGAATTAGTTAACATCGGGACACTCTTTGCTTTCGCGCTTGTATCAATTGGAGTTATCTTTCTCCGTAACGAAAGTCAATTTAAGAATATTGATGCTGGATTCAAAGTACCATTTTACCCAGTAGTACCAATCTTATCGTTCTTGATGTGTGTGTTCTTGATGCTCCAATTGAAGGCGATTACTTGGCACGTGTTTGTTATCTGGCAAGCTATCGGCCTCGTTTGGTACTTCCTTTACGGTCGGACTCACTCGATTGTCCGCCATGGTGGTCAAGAAGTTAAATAA
- a CDS encoding ATP-binding cassette domain-containing protein — protein sequence MMLQIINGTKQYGNTPALLQNVNLKFEPGKMYALIGPSGIGKSTILNSLAKLDELTSGQIMVDDTDLYGMSVITYFREYLGYLFQNYALIEEDTVQQNLRLVRRYPVIELQTALEKFGLSASYLKRKVYSLSGGEAQRVALARLYLKNPPIILADEPTGALDKGNTKLVVQSLQAMAQSNKIVIVATHDDYVANQADVVIDVSQFHGSN from the coding sequence ATGATGCTACAAATTATTAATGGTACTAAACAGTATGGCAACACGCCCGCATTATTGCAAAATGTGAATCTGAAGTTTGAACCAGGGAAAATGTATGCCTTGATTGGTCCATCGGGGATTGGTAAGTCAACTATTCTGAACAGCTTAGCAAAATTAGATGAGTTGACGAGCGGGCAGATTATGGTGGATGATACCGATTTATATGGTATGTCGGTAATTACTTACTTTCGCGAATATTTAGGTTACTTATTCCAGAATTATGCCTTGATTGAAGAGGATACGGTTCAGCAAAATCTCCGGTTAGTCCGACGATATCCGGTAATTGAGTTGCAAACGGCATTAGAAAAATTTGGCTTAAGTGCAAGTTATCTGAAGCGCAAAGTTTACAGCCTTTCCGGTGGTGAGGCCCAACGGGTTGCACTTGCCCGTTTATATTTGAAAAACCCACCAATCATTTTGGCAGATGAACCAACGGGTGCCCTTGATAAAGGAAATACGAAATTGGTTGTACAAAGCCTCCAAGCAATGGCTCAGTCGAATAAAATTGTTATTGTAGCTACCCATGATGACTATGTCGCTAATCAAGCTGATGTCGTGATTGATGTGAGCCAGTTTCACGGGAGCAATTGA
- a CDS encoding DUF1430 domain-containing protein: protein MRKMRKTILIILTGVYASLLLLFVNQNAQDIISVTAKPYVITKVDDVSRKNVINQALDDFGREHKVAIVKQFVVPTVGSNPVQKFYTLGNDKQVGKHLVPRQAFATYNQFLTSDLRYPLYFFGKVSPQAIGHELHRLGLTYERQSTDVTWLVGDFLSNNYLYLILGLVLLMLFIVLVVANFQYLRASNIKHLHGVSRLADAWQAFMQDQRLFLVSYGLSLLVVIGSMFVRSQLGSMYPMLLLAGLLLILELGISVLAIVIQVLSHNEKTILAAINGKQQSKLVFTVNWFFKALTEVAVVVVVILVMGNLKTANQVKTELATWHNLPNYYTLSLAAFAGVQHDEGPKDTYKLVNWGNQHGMIVAAYGGGDASNYTDYANGNVLEVNANYLRQNKIVTVDNQRIKLPQDSNITYALIPANLKGRTQELIKKYEYELFFAELHVKNPQMQMKPISIKANQKIFSYDTNGFSLGQYSSQLPNPVILVVSPKSLGGDSDTPNGNWQSILSNQGLIFPNFKQLAKKVAEFGLAPQIGGYVNINDEAAKVYQEVNNKIKLLLLILALLIVLLLLEYQLVNNVYLTTNRQRAAIKRLHGNSLLRIHYHFILLWLGVTIFEGVLLVGVLRAPLSIVASFGGISLAVAGSLFTWQATKDMQKLATTIKGEK from the coding sequence ATGCGAAAAATGCGAAAAACCATCCTAATTATTCTTACTGGGGTGTATGCTAGCTTGCTGTTATTATTTGTTAATCAGAATGCCCAAGATATTATTTCGGTTACGGCGAAACCATATGTGATTACCAAAGTTGATGATGTAAGCCGTAAAAATGTGATTAATCAGGCACTTGATGATTTTGGTCGGGAACATAAGGTGGCGATTGTGAAGCAATTTGTTGTCCCGACGGTTGGTAGTAATCCGGTTCAAAAATTTTATACATTAGGTAATGACAAGCAAGTCGGTAAACATTTAGTGCCACGCCAGGCTTTTGCGACGTATAATCAATTTTTGACGAGTGATTTACGTTATCCTTTATACTTTTTTGGTAAGGTGAGCCCGCAAGCAATTGGCCATGAATTGCATCGCTTGGGATTGACATATGAACGTCAATCAACTGATGTCACGTGGTTAGTTGGTGATTTTTTATCAAATAACTATCTATACCTTATTCTGGGGTTGGTGTTGTTAATGCTTTTTATTGTCTTAGTGGTGGCGAATTTTCAATACTTGCGAGCGTCCAATATTAAACATTTACACGGAGTTTCACGATTGGCAGATGCGTGGCAAGCATTTATGCAAGATCAACGGCTTTTTTTAGTGAGCTATGGGCTGAGTCTACTGGTAGTTATTGGCAGTATGTTCGTCCGAAGTCAGTTAGGAAGTATGTACCCGATGCTGTTATTGGCTGGCCTTTTGCTTATTCTAGAGTTGGGTATATCCGTATTAGCAATTGTAATTCAGGTTTTGTCCCATAATGAGAAAACGATTTTAGCTGCAATCAACGGTAAACAACAAAGTAAGTTAGTTTTTACGGTTAATTGGTTTTTTAAGGCGCTTACCGAAGTCGCAGTTGTGGTAGTTGTCATACTAGTCATGGGAAATCTGAAGACCGCTAATCAGGTCAAAACTGAGTTAGCAACTTGGCATAATTTACCGAACTATTATACGTTATCCTTAGCTGCATTTGCGGGCGTTCAACATGACGAAGGTCCTAAAGACACTTACAAATTGGTGAATTGGGGTAACCAACATGGAATGATTGTAGCGGCTTATGGAGGCGGTGATGCATCGAATTATACCGACTACGCAAATGGGAACGTCCTTGAAGTTAATGCAAATTATTTACGCCAAAATAAAATCGTAACGGTAGATAATCAACGGATTAAGTTACCACAAGATTCAAATATTACGTATGCACTGATTCCAGCTAATCTAAAAGGACGAACCCAAGAATTAATTAAAAAATATGAGTATGAATTATTTTTTGCAGAATTACACGTCAAAAATCCACAAATGCAGATGAAACCTATCAGCATTAAGGCCAATCAAAAAATATTTAGTTACGACACAAATGGTTTTAGTCTAGGCCAATACAGTAGTCAGCTACCAAATCCGGTAATTTTAGTAGTCTCGCCAAAATCGTTAGGCGGGGATAGTGACACCCCTAATGGAAATTGGCAATCAATATTATCGAATCAAGGGTTAATATTTCCAAATTTCAAGCAGTTAGCTAAAAAGGTCGCGGAATTTGGTTTAGCACCACAAATTGGCGGGTACGTGAATATTAACGACGAAGCAGCTAAGGTGTACCAAGAGGTTAACAATAAGATTAAGCTCTTGTTGCTAATTTTAGCGTTGCTGATCGTGCTATTACTTTTGGAATATCAATTAGTAAATAATGTGTATCTGACGACTAATCGGCAACGCGCTGCTATCAAGCGTTTACACGGAAATTCACTGCTACGGATTCACTACCATTTTATCCTTCTCTGGCTAGGTGTGACAATTTTTGAAGGCGTATTACTGGTTGGTGTTTTACGGGCCCCATTATCAATTGTCGCTTCATTTGGCGGGATATCATTAGCTGTAGCTGGGAGTTTGTTTACTTGGCAAGCGACTAAGGATATGCAGAAGCTTGCAACAACAATCAAGGGGGAAAAATGA
- a CDS encoding tRNA dihydrouridine synthase encodes MTEKTNDFWDNVVCNVTNADGSKRPFLSLAPMEAVTDTVFRQVVAKAAAPDVFYTEFTHAKSVTHPKGKFSVQGRLYVDPAEASPVAQLWGDNPVDFEATVQEVKRMGYQAIDLNMGCPDATVIKNGGGSDLIRHFDRAAGIIAAAKESGLPVSVKTRIGFDKKDEMYDWLPFILQQNVRVLTVHLRTRNEMSKVPAHYDLIDEILKMRDEIAPDTLIQFNGDINSAVDAMALAEAHPGIDGLMIGRGVFANPFAFEMDPQEHTLSETFDLLRYQLDLFDDFVARFGSRRFVALKRFFKIYVRGLRGASEVRQRLMDAKTTDEVRAIIDEVEAVQGNAVLDPELQTLAN; translated from the coding sequence ATGACAGAAAAGACGAATGATTTTTGGGATAACGTTGTCTGTAATGTAACGAACGCAGATGGTAGCAAGCGGCCATTTTTGAGCTTGGCACCAATGGAAGCCGTAACTGATACGGTATTCCGACAAGTTGTTGCCAAGGCAGCGGCACCAGATGTTTTTTATACTGAATTTACGCATGCTAAGTCAGTAACACATCCAAAGGGGAAGTTCTCAGTCCAAGGTCGTTTGTATGTTGATCCGGCTGAAGCATCACCAGTTGCTCAGCTTTGGGGTGATAATCCAGTTGATTTTGAAGCGACGGTGCAAGAAGTTAAGCGCATGGGTTACCAAGCAATCGACTTAAACATGGGTTGTCCTGATGCTACCGTTATCAAAAACGGTGGTGGGAGTGACCTGATTCGGCACTTTGACCGGGCTGCTGGAATTATTGCTGCTGCCAAGGAAAGCGGCTTGCCAGTCAGTGTGAAGACCCGGATTGGTTTTGATAAGAAGGATGAAATGTACGACTGGTTGCCATTTATTTTGCAACAAAACGTGCGCGTGTTGACGGTTCACTTGCGGACGCGTAATGAAATGAGTAAAGTGCCAGCCCACTATGATTTAATTGATGAAATTTTGAAGATGCGTGATGAAATCGCCCCTGATACATTGATTCAATTCAACGGGGACATCAATTCAGCCGTTGATGCAATGGCTTTGGCCGAAGCACACCCTGGTATTGATGGTTTGATGATTGGCCGTGGGGTATTCGCAAACCCATTTGCTTTTGAAATGGATCCACAAGAACACACGTTGAGTGAAACTTTCGACTTGCTCCGTTACCAATTGGACTTGTTCGATGATTTCGTTGCCCGTTTTGGCTCACGCCGTTTCGTGGCTTTGAAGCGCTTCTTCAAGATTTACGTGCGTGGTTTACGTGGCGCGTCAGAAGTTCGTCAACGTTTGATGGACGCTAAGACAACCGATGAAGTCCGGGCGATTATTGATGAAGTTGAAGCGGTTCAAGGGAACGCAGTCCTTGATCCAGAGTTACAAACACTAGCTAATTAA
- a CDS encoding UbiA family prenyltransferase produces MAVNRILFVAMLAFHLATNVWDNFQDFLNAKHETFKQGVNNVVGREAVTKQQVGMVLAVLVGIATILGVYLWLQVGGWLWPLLAFISYFVGFFYAGGPKPISRTPLGELFSGVTMGYVILLMVVYLNIGVMTWHWAWQTLLVSGMGVFSIANIMLANNIGDYIEDLAEERHTLVYYLGQSKALIVYLSLYIAGYLTLITTVVLGILPWTVLLALLAWPVIIKSFKFFWHDRTKRGSFLLTIKNTVLIMVLFIVGMIVGLIV; encoded by the coding sequence GTGGCAGTCAATCGTATTTTATTCGTGGCGATGCTGGCCTTTCACTTGGCGACCAATGTCTGGGATAATTTTCAGGATTTCCTGAATGCTAAACACGAAACATTCAAACAGGGTGTGAACAATGTGGTGGGGCGTGAGGCAGTTACTAAGCAACAAGTTGGCATGGTGCTTGCCGTATTGGTGGGGATTGCGACGATTTTGGGTGTGTATCTCTGGCTGCAAGTTGGTGGTTGGCTCTGGCCATTGCTGGCGTTTATCAGTTATTTTGTTGGCTTTTTTTATGCTGGTGGTCCTAAACCGATTTCGCGGACTCCGCTTGGTGAGCTGTTTTCTGGGGTAACAATGGGTTATGTCATTTTGTTGATGGTCGTGTATTTGAACATCGGTGTCATGACGTGGCACTGGGCATGGCAAACGCTACTAGTATCGGGGATGGGAGTTTTCAGTATTGCTAATATCATGTTGGCGAATAATATTGGTGATTACATCGAAGATTTAGCCGAAGAACGTCACACGTTAGTATATTACTTGGGTCAATCGAAAGCGCTGATAGTCTACTTGAGCTTATACATTGCCGGTTATCTAACCTTGATTACGACAGTTGTGCTGGGGATTTTACCATGGACAGTATTATTAGCGCTGCTAGCTTGGCCAGTTATCATCAAAAGTTTCAAATTCTTCTGGCATGATCGTACGAAACGCGGTTCATTTTTACTAACAATTAAAAATACCGTATTGATTATGGTGTTGTTCATTGTGGGGATGATTGTTGGTTTGATTGTGTAG